A single window of Callithrix jacchus isolate 240 chromosome 6, calJac240_pri, whole genome shotgun sequence DNA harbors:
- the LOC144582940 gene encoding uncharacterized protein LOC144582940, translated as MKELKDLKMVLFSELRTKCLKRQGSPLLSSHTGAVPGDHLFSWKCTHFLGFPGSPTGGSQDLRPPAEPHPPQPENCSRGHFIYLESSRFPVGACILLVVSELFLQIWAHNQRLAKVLPGFRDCYSPKKTLCAHTAGQAKQSASVPLARAVRAAEPTQPGAQCQAAAASQVRQQIRARPEVPSAGGGSKGPRVTVAVAAAAAAAVAARTRPRGLGDGTGVVTRKPEPRLARGGGWGGWGLRGGGSGGGGRPWRRVCLSRARSLEAGDREGGRAGEEGCGSAEAAATGTCRHHPCRRHRSLGLPGSTPPPPQRERSLRRDCPLRPCTSRFRTPVRTEHSGLLWGLPLRPRTSLPSRGGAASPGDAPNPLDFQPSTF; from the exons ATGAAGGAATTAAAGGACTTAAAAATGGTCCTGTTCTCAGAACTCAGG ACTAAATGTCTGAAGAGACAAGGTAGTCCCCTCCTCTCTTCACACACTGGTGCAGTTCCAGGAGACCACCTGTTCTCTTGGAAGTGCACTCACTTCCTAGGCTTCCCTGGCAGCCCTACGGGAGGCTCTCAAGACCTGAGACCTCCAGCTGAGCCTCATCCCCCTCAACCAGAAAACTGCTCCAGGGGGCACTTTATCTACCTGGAAAGTTCTCGATTTCCAGTTGGAGCCTGTATACTGCTGGTTGTATCTGAGCTGTTTTTACAGATCTGGGCTCACAACCAGAGGTTAGCAAAAGTTCTACCTGGCTTCCGAGACTGCTACAGCCCCAAGAAAACCCTGTGCGCACATACGGCT GGTCAGGCCAAGCAAAGCGCCTCCGTGCCCCTAGCCCGAGCGGTGCGGGCTGCGGAGCCTACCCAGCCGGGAGCCCAGTGCCAGGCGGCAGCAGCTTCCCAAGTGCGGCAGCAGATCCGGGCCCGCCCGGAAGTGCCCAGCGCTGGAGGAGGGAGCAAGGGCCCGCGAGTCACCGTcgccgtcgccgccgccgccgcagccgccgTCGCCGCGCGCACGCGCCCTCGCGGGCTGGGGGACGGGACTGGAGTCGTAACTCGGAAGCCGGAGCCCAGACTGGCCcgcggcggggggtggggggggtgggggctgCGCGGGGGCGGGAGCGGCGGAGGTGGCCGCCCATGGCGGCGGGTTTGTTTATCCCGGGCAAGAAGTTTGGAAGCGGGAGATAGGGAAGGAGGGCGGGCCGGGGAGGAGGGATGCGGTTCGGCGGAGGCGGCCGCCACAGGGACTTGCCGCCATCACCCCTGCCGCCGCCACCGCAGCCTTGGGCTCCCAGGGTCGACTCCGCCGCCGCCTCAGCGGGAGAGGAGCCTCCGCCGGGACTGCCCGCTGCGGCCCTGCACGTCCAG GTTCCGGACCCCCGTTCGAACGGAGCATTCCGGCCTGCTTTGGGGGCTACCTCTGCGCCCCCGGACCTCCCTTCCCTCGCGCGGCGGCGCCGCTTCCCCTGGGGATGCCCCCAACCCCCTTGATTTCCAACCCTCCACCTTTTAG